A window of Sulfurimonas gotlandica GD1 contains these coding sequences:
- a CDS encoding YraN family protein produces the protein MSRAKGDLAEDRACKFLYENGFMLVDRNFYSRFGEIDIIATKDEVLHFVEVKSGLDFESAIQNITPKKLSRLIRTGNVYMKKNKLDVNFVYDAIVVTPKTVEIVENITI, from the coding sequence ATGAGTAGAGCCAAGGGAGATTTAGCCGAAGACAGAGCGTGCAAATTTCTCTATGAAAACGGCTTTATGCTTGTAGATAGAAACTTTTACTCTCGTTTTGGCGAGATAGACATCATTGCTACCAAAGATGAAGTTCTACACTTCGTTGAAGTAAAAAGCGGACTTGACTTTGAGTCCGCTATACAAAACATAACTCCAAAAAAATTATCAAGACTTATAAGAACAGGCAACGTTTATATGAAGAAAAATAAGCTTGATGTAAACTTTGTTTATGATGCCATTGTTGTGACACCAAAAACTGTAGAGATTGTCGAAAACATCACTATTTAG